The Pyxicephalus adspersus chromosome 1, UCB_Pads_2.0, whole genome shotgun sequence sequence GTTTGCTCATAAAACAGACTGTTACTTGCTTAGCTCAGACTTTAATTTATGTGGGGACTACCACTATCCCCTCACAGTCTCTAACTCACACATCAGTCTGGCTTGGTGGTCCATTTGTGTAGATATACATGAAACCTGCAAACTGTGTTTGTTAACAGAGGGTCACAATGTGAAATATCTATCACACCCAACCCAAACATGCCAAAATCTCACCTATACACAAAATACATCCCAAATACTTCATTCTATATTtcaatcaaaacataaaaataaaaaaggcagatgAAAACATCATAATGATCCCTAATTAACTATCAGGCTCAGCTGTCATAAGAAGCAAAGCCCtagaattaaaaaagaagcagaaacatAAATGAAATGATATACATATACATCTGTTCTTAGAAATAAGTGATAGTTGCCAGCTGTACCCTTTCTCTGTTTTCTGACAGCTTTTATTCAGGGTTCTCAATAAAGAAATGCTCTCTGTTCCATATTGCCTTTCACCTTTTCTAATAATTCTGTCTGACTGTGTTCTTACTTCTGGTGGTAGCTGCTGCTCATTTTTGATGGTCAGAAGCATATATagagtttattgtaaaaaaaacgtagttaatttattttcatccatGACAGATTGTATCAGTCTAGATAAATGGTGCATGTGTTTATCATATATTATCTAGCCATACATTTGGTGGAGGCTGGTAGAGgcaaaataaaagtgcataaaactgtatcaaaacacattcattttaaattggctgTCAACACCAAAATTACTTTACTGCTTCTTGCACGTGCCAAAGCATTCGTGTCGAAACTGTGTTGTAGTGTTTGGCTTTAAATTGAATACCACAGCAAAATTCTATGCACATTATGCACAGCAAAAAATTGCACCttaatattacattacacatCATATCTGAAGGGTAAATGGGCCATGTTTCACAGCTACagtaacattaaaataaacataaacatattgtGTGTGACAACTGCTTTCATGTCTTTTTAATATTAGATGTTGCAAACATTTCTTCACCTCTAGATATCGATGAGTGCTCCTTTGACAGAACTTGTGATCACATCTGTGTCAACATTCCTGGGAGCTTCCAGTGTTTGTGTCACAAGGGCTATGCACTTTATGGGCTCACCCACTGTGGAGGTATTGTTTTTAGTTTGCTAACTGTCCTATTGCCTTTAATAAATAGCACCTCATTCACTGATAATCTTTTTGTATCCTTCTGGAAAAGTCCAAGAaccaacaaatctttttttttgtatataaatacttgataGTTAATCATTTATCATTGTATTTTGTTCAAATATTCAACTACTTCAACTTTAAAATTCCCACAACACAGGAGCTTAATTATTGTGTAATTCATGAAAAGAACAAGAAGGACTGAATTGCCTGTTTGAGATAATTGGAGTCTGTACAATACACAGGGCAGTTCTGAATTTCTGACCAGATcaactgtttttttcccttaacaACAGATGGCATATTTAGAGATCAACCttggataaaaatgaaaatgaacacacCCTCACTCCCTCCCCCTTCCAACCCATcctacatgtgttttgtttttcttaccttTCTTGCAAACACCATCCTGGTCCCTAGTCAACACTGTCTCCTTCTGTAGCAGAACGTTGATTTAGAAATTCACATGCAAAATGTAGgagtttttatgtttgtaatcAGATAGAGGAGATGGGAAGGAGAAATGTAGCTTTATTTCagatttaacagaccaaaagggagcaaataagagcATTtcattttagggtttacatatactttaatcagtTTGATAATATTCCCCCCTAATCTCAGACATCCAATATGCAGTCAATGGTGCATTGCAAAACAATGATGTGAGTATAGAACAATTGTGGCACTACCAGACATAAATTGAGTAGCTACTAAGAATACAATGTAGTTTCTGTTAAAAAGCCATTTCCCATAACATGACATTTGGCCTTATTTGCTAATGAAACACCCTTTGTTTATGAATATGCGCAAACACAGTCACAATAATGCAATCACATTCaaaagtgaaaacaataaaatttatttcagttAAACCATCTTATAGTAGACATATATAAAGgtattgtattttgaaaaaaatcccaaaaaactcaaatgtgtataaaatgtttttttactcttGTCAAATCCAAGATATAGATGAATGCAGCATTAACAAAGGGGGCTGCAAATTTGGTTGCATCAATACACCAGGAGGCTTTGTTTGTACCTGTCCCGCTGGCTTTAAACTTCACTGGAATCTGAAAGACTGTGTAGGTAAGTGTCATGAATTCTTTATTAGGGTTTAGAACATTGAAAACTTGGtttattttatgcatatatatacatgCTTGCCTGTACATATTTGACTTTCTGCCTTGGTATAGAATAAATTGTTATGATATATTTTatgtctatgaaaaaaaaaaagatttatttttgtctatttttaggCTTGTAGAGACAAATACCTAGatagagaaaaacaaatgaagataatatacaaattatatatatttaagtaaagTCTGtactacttttattattattattacacagtttcaTGCACACATAAACAAAGGTAAAGGATATGTGCATCACCCCTTTTTAgaattacaaattacttttttaagaCATCTTGTAAGTATGTCGTAGGACACATTTGAAACATTCCTTTTGCCCCTTAGAGCTGGTAAAACGTTTGACTGGAATGTCCTCCTGTGCGGCTTTGACTTGCTccagaaatgggaaaaaagataCCTGCTCTCTCACCTGTAGCACAAAGACTTTTCTGCAGCCAGGTAATTTCCAAAGATTCAAGGTAGGGGAGAATGTGgaagataaaaatataatttgtggtATAGGGCTTAGATGTGGTGGCCATAttagtgttttttaattattgtgttaCTTGGTGATTTTGTGATTAACTTTCTGTTCTAGGTGACATTGCTCACACACTGTGTACTGTGGAGTAACAGCAATGTCTCTCTGGGACAAGAGACTACAAAATGCTTTATAACATAGATGAATATGAGGTGATCAGTAGTTAAGCAAGGCATATTGTGCAGGACTGTTAACAATCTCTGAGTTTTTAATTCAGTTAGATTAAGTTCAATTTCAGGGAGTTAGGAGCTAACTAAATGCATGGTAGGATCAAGTTTTAGGTTTATAGAGCAAATATTGCAGAACAATAATTAACCCTATGGCTACTGGAACATATATGTAAAAACTTCTAGTATAACAGCTGAAagtttgtttactttgttttcaaCCAATTTAGGGTTTTTATATGAAGTGATCACTCCTTTGAGGGTATACCATGAGTATTCAATCAGACAATTCTACATATAGCATATGTAAAAATTAGGGAGGAATGAGGGACAGTGAACACAAACATTGCTCACTAGGCAGAGACTTCTGTTGTTTGGGTTAAGAATAGGAGCATATAGGCAGACAAAGGAGTTACATATGGGTCAAAAGACAAATAGATCAGTAGCAAGATGGTTAGTGACAAGTATATAGCTAAAGACCTCTCAGTGCTAAGACCTGGAAGGAGTTTAAAAAGACTACTTGGCACCACTTGGAGTGATGAACATGCATGCATACATGCTCCTAAGCACATGTGCAGGACTTATGctaagtttaaaatgtaaaaaagcagtaCTGAAAAAGGTTAATTCTTACATTGTTGTTATAATGTTCTCAAGTTTGCAAATCTAGTCAGAGTGTATTACCAATATGCATCCACTGCATAGTATATTAgtggttaaaattatttttttaatgagtctTGATTTTCTGTTTGCAGAGTCAGACAGCAGTTACATCTTCAGCTGTGGATTTCCAGTGCATAAACCTGGCGTGAGCCCTAAACAGAATACTAGCCATCATACTGGTAATTACATGCCTGTCATTATGAAAAGCTGTAAAAGCCCAATGGCAAAATGGCCCCAGTAGTACTCAAAGACCAGTCATAAAAGTAATAACAATACTAAGCCCTAGCTACTTTCAGACATATACCCTAACAACTACTTCCCATACCATACCCATGGTCCTTTGTAAAAGCTCTCTTTCCTAACAATTCAGTAAGCATAGTctcattgaaatacaaaaatataatatttgtataaggaaAAAATTCTAGGATAATTAAATATTTGGCCTTCTTATCTCTCCATGCTCTACTAGGTCTGTCAACAGGCCTTGGAGTTTTATTTACTAGGGCTTAGCTCATTCCAAAATGTAATTCTGCTACAAAACTGCTTTAACGGTAATCTATAATTAAGCCAGAGTGACACACTCAATAATTACATTCAACAGTATGGTATTATCTTATTCACATGAAAAATGAGCTTGCACTGTCAGCTATAGCGATAGCTAGTTTAAATTACTGTTATCCATTGTTTACCGAGTAACACTGTGCTTGACTAAAGATCAATCAGGAAACCAGTGGGTCATGTACAGAGCCTTCTACAGGAGTGTGACATTAGATGCAACAAAAATGCAACTAGGGGAATGGCATGGAATTGTGACCAAAACTAGATAAagccctttttttgttttctgttcctgGGGcaaacatttttgctattttaaataGCAAATTGGCAAGTTGGAGTTTGATCCATCTATTGGTTATCAGCTTTCCAAATTGTAAGGACTGTTGCAAGCATTTATGATTGGGCGGTTTAGTCCAGTTGACAATACAAGGCTATTGTATTGGGACCTTGTCTTCCTTGTTATCCTTTGAatgtttgtaaaaagaaaaccacCAGATTCTCACATTTTCCCTGGATAGATGTTTTGTGAGAGTATACTGAGTACTGAGCCATACaatgctaaatgtaaaaaatggcatatgtaaaatatgtgtgcACTAGGCAAACacaatgctgctgccacctgtcaaatgaagaataataaaaggacctttttggtccaatgttaacttttttttttgagaggtAAAACCAAACTGTCCAATCAGCTGTGTCCAGAATGATTGAGAGACAAGCTTCTATCCACTTCAGTCCTCATCTGAGCATAAACATGTTCTTACACGCAGTCTGTATTTGCATGTTATAGCTAGTGGAGGGAAAAATAAGCTCTTAAACACATATGGTTCTGGCTTATTTTACAAGGAAAGCTAGAACAAAAACCTAGCCAACCAATTCTTAAAGACCAACAAAATCCCCAAACTAAAAGATTGTAGCTGCGCAGCTGAGtgaacttttttgtattttagtttcttGATTCCAGATTGTGTACAGACAATTTCTTACCACTAATTTCTCATTcctacaaattacttttaataataaatcctGCCTCATTAGGTAGACCCCTGTTTCATCATTCTTCCCACTTCGGGTGTCatatggtcacatctgattgaccttCAACTGTCTTATTTCAGAGACAATAGATATTTAAATACCAGATCAGTGTGTTAACGGGTATTCTGTCTGCCATTTTGTttctatatactgtttatattgATTTACTAACCTTATTGATATAAGAATGTGCCTTtccagttttgggtttagttgggctttaacatgATATAGAGAAGTACTGTACTTATGAAAATACTGGATTGGGCAAAGCTGAGTTTAtgtctgtgtgtattttttaactgtttgtgtGAAGTCTTTAATCAATTTCCTTTTTCCTATTCTAGAAACTTTGGTGCCACCGGTAAAGCAGAGAGCATCCTTCAAACTTAAAGATTCCAGATGTGGCCTGAGAGTGCGTGGCAGATCAGCAAGAGGGGAGGAAAGCACAAGACATGGAAGTATGGGAAATGGAGAAGGCGAAAAGTGGTAGGAAGAGAGGAAGAAAAGGAATTGTGGGAAAGGCAGTAAAAAAATGGCACATTCtagggaaaagaagaaagaaaagagatgtATCAGTGAGGGGTAGAAAATTCAGATAAGATAGTTACTgcaaagttatttattattttggtatttcTTATAATCAATTTACTAATTTTATCCTGGTTTAGGTTCTCATACACCATGCTTAGACTGCCAGCTGACATATATTCAACTGAAATGTGACTCTCTGTGGAAGAATAAGGGCCGCAGCACTCGATCCTCCCTCAATAAGGAAATTACCAGGATCTCGTTAGAGCTGGAAGCTGAAGTTAAAGTGGAGGAGGCCACATGTAAGAGTTGTCAAGACCTGGAATAAGTCCAAGTattataaagaaatgaaaaaataataaatcggattaataaaaaaaagacacttgtAACTTTTGGAGTGATAAACCCAGAGGCTGCTGAAGTGAATAGGAAATAAAACTAGAAGATTTACATTGTTTCACATACTGTGTAGGGAATTTCACCAATGCAGATACATTTATATGAAACTAAATTATTCCTAAAGCTTATTTGGGTTAGCTGTGTTTAAATTACCTACAATGTCAGACATGGGAGGACATTTTAGTTCAGAAAAATCCGCAtcttgataaaatgttttatttcattttcctaGCAAGCTGTGGGCTGACATGTCTTCGCCAACGCCTTGAACGCAAGATTAAATCTATACTGAAATCTTTAAGGAAGTCTATCAATCAAGAGCGATTTGTAATACGATTAGCATCTGTAGAGTATGAAGTAGCACAAAAGGGAGGCAGAGCAATTGAACAGGGAGAGAACTGCACTCCAGGACAACACCGCATGTGGGGAAAATGTGGTAAGAAGGAACGCTGTTTAtcattaaagtataaataaaaaacgGTGGTTTTATTATACCCTATGTTTTGACTAtacctgcattttaaaaaaaatgtactgattaACCAGAATGCAGCTTTAGCAAGTGTCAGGATGTTATACATACCCAGAGTTCAACTTTTAAGCATACCAAATCCCCTAAACAGAAATGTATGTTACagttaccagtccttagatgtggaggCTGAATTAGTTTTATGGTACCTGGAAAAAACACACTTACTGTCCCTTTTTGTctacattaattttttaatttaattgaataaGCCACCAATGTCACATAGGCTGGACTAAACTTCTGCCTTTGATCATCTTGATGAATTGATGGGACcagtagtttaaaaaaacagaggTAACATTGTTTATGCTGTCATTTCAGCTCAAGGAACGTAAAACGTCAGTGCATGTCTGGCAAGATACACAAGTGTactctgtacttgctaaaaatgttctcatcctgaaaatgtaaactaatgcaaccaccatgtataatgactggtaagctgcaatatagtacatgtttttttagtgtacatacagtataattgaaatgttttcctaattgctttttaaagaacaatcagcttgctacaaatgtatttgaccATTTCAACTGTTATGCTATGCTTATTTCTTAAAATTAGTAtcactttcttgtttttttttttttgttttttttttttatacgacTCCCTATCTCTCTTAGCTATCTGTCCTCCTGGCACATATTACAGTGGCCAGTTGGATCAGTGTCAAGCATGCCCACAGGGGACATTCCAAGAAAAAGAAGGGCAACTGTTATGTGACCTATGTCCAGGGGTAGAAGCCAGTGGACCACAAGGAGCAATTATTATTACAGCTTGTACTGGTATGATTATAAAATTAATACCATACTTTAAATTATCTGTCATATGGGGTTATTATGACAATATTGTAAATATGATCATTATATTTTCTGCAGGCCAGTGCCCTCCAGGGCAATTCTCTACAGATGGCTATAAACCTTGTCAGCTGTGTCCACGTGGCATGTACCAGCCACAAGCTGGGCGTACTCATTGCATACCTTGTGGAGGGGGACTAAGCACTAGACAAGAAGGGGCCATATCTTTTCAAGACTGTGAAACAAAAGGTAGGGTActttaaattatacaaatgtaaGCCACCTTATATTTTCTCTGACTTGAACAAAACTAAGCAGGCCTTTGTCATGTGGGACATGACTAGTATAAACTATGCTCATTATTTTTTACCCAAATAAACGATACTTATATCCTTGGTTCTGACACCACCTTTTACAGCGCTGGCTGTTGATGTGTTCCTAATATTCCAGTGTCCAACGCTCCCGTTATCATAACAAAATGCAGACTCTTTGTTGCTTAAAGTTTGTTTCCTAAACAAAGGAGTGTGCCTATATCACTAGACAAAAACTGCCTACACAGTATAAGGGTAGAGTGATGCCTTCCGCCAGCAGGCGATATGCAGAGACCGTTTGAGCAACAGTGTAACAAGATACAATGATACATTTCAACAACTATATAGATAATGCACATACCAATATCCCTAAGTACACTTTTAACatcaacatttacaaaaacagtcAAAACAGATATTTATACGAAGAAAATAGAATACCAAATATTTGAGATTGGTAAGTGTGGACAAGAGCAGTGTTATCACACTATGAAGCTATTAAatgaagttattaaaaaaattaattatggaCCTCCTCAGTCGACCAGAGCAACTCTTTTGCCATATACTGTGTGTCACAAAAAGATACACATATTACCTGAGCTTCTTACTCCAATATATACATTgttctttatctcttttttagACTTACTTAAATAATGATTACCTGTGTTTAATTTTTACTCTTCCATTTTCTTTCCACAGTCCAGTGTTCACCAGGCCATTACTATAACACAACTCTACATCGCTGTATTCGTTGTACAATTGGCTTTTATCAGCCTGAATTCCGGCAGAACTACTGCATTGCATGTCCTGGAAACTCTAGCACGGACTTCGATGGCTCCACCAGTATCACCCAGTGCAAGAGTGAGGGGACATAGCGGGACAGCAAGAAGGTCATGGGGGtggattaaaaagaaatgtaactcACCTAGGGAGATGGTAGGAGAGGGAATGGAGATACAATTAACAGTGTGTGACTTAGTTGACATTGTAACAGTAAGTAGGTAAGATATTGGTAtagtttaataaacataaattgaGTAAAGTTTTAAAATGCTTACTATATTTACAAGGCCATTTAGAAAATATTAGGTGTAATTCATATTTTCTAACTTACAATATGCTCACCAAAAATTAAATGCAGCCCAAACTTTTTAAAGACATATATAATTTTCCACATAAATCAATGTTTTagggtgttttatttttcttatttaatgttatatattaatgtagctttttgtttttgtgaatggGTAacttttgcatcacattgttatTGACATGTCTAATTTTATTTCCGTTGTATAAAGGTATATACTAATATTCACTGATAAGTAAGAAATtatgctaatatttttatattaaaatgaagtTAGATAACATACCCTGAGGTTATATCACCCATATTACAATGTCTGCCTGCATGCTAGCTGAAATTAAGGACTTCTATCTACAGATATATCTTCTGATTGCATTTGAGATCAGCCCAAGACCTTTCTGAAGTTATTTACAATTCATTGCCAGATGCATTTGATCCTATTTTAACATACATTTGACATTCTTCTGAGCTACATCAACTGGCATCAAATTCTTTGTATAAGTAGAGAATCAGTTATAACTTAAACAAAAGCACATTTAGAAAGTGCAGAAATATTATAGTACAGCAGAAAAGCTTTCTTTTTCAGATCACTCTGACCATGAGTGGAATAGCAAAGTAGGGAATTACTGgctgatatataaataaaaattcaacAATAATTCAACAACATTAAAAAGGATATTTCAAACAGATAAAAAACTGTGCCATGATTTAACTTAACATGGTCACTGTACAAATGGTATCATCGCAAGTAAATGAAAAAATCCTGGGGTATCAAAATTTCCGACATGTTTCGCGAGCAAACCCGCTTTAGGGAATAGATAGCAGTTAGATAGCAGAGTAACTGGTTGCAATACCAAATAGTCTTAGTGATGATATAGAACCATAGGTACTATGCAAACACAGGCATCAAAGCGCTGCGTGAACTTAATTGATGTATGCAAAGATGTTCCTGCTATGACGTTATTTCCACAAATAAACGTTAGAAGGTATCAAACCAGCCAACAACCTCCTAAAGGTATTCCAGAACGATGTGGATCTCTGTGCTAAATCAGTGTGTATCAAGTAATGACAGATCTGCCTATGACAATTTACTAAACTATTGATCTATTGGGGGATATTTTACCTATTTAGGAATTAGTACAGTAGTAACAGAATAGAGTCAGTAGTAAcatctttgtacatttttattcaaataattctTAGTGAATGGAAGGGCCAAAGAGATAATACAAACAAGATAGTGAACTACATTATTATGGGCAGCTAATCACAGCCAGACATGATATGGAACCCAATATGTAAATTATAAGTTACTCCAACACAACACATGAGACTGTAATCAAAATTTTTCTGCCCGACCTATCATTTTGTTGCATCAGCAAAAGTTTCTAACGTTGATGAAAAACTACTTCGTTACCATAAACAAATCAGAGAAGACCattattcacaaaaacaaaaatacccttaaaaaaataacaattattgttGCCCtggtatattctgtatatttctgGATTCAATCACTGACAAAATATCAGTTAAAAACCTTTGACTTTTTGGCATATTTGCTTCGAGCCTCAGAAAGCCATTGGGACAATCCAAGAAAACAACCATGGAGCTGGCAGTTCCAGAAGGGGGACAACAATGGCAGACTCACTATTTTTTCTGTGACAggctttcattgttttttttaaacattcatatgaaactttgtaaaaagaaattaACTAACCAGATTTAGATTAGCCAAAGCCAAATTGATCAATATCATTAGGCAAATGAGTGACCTTCTGACAAAAATGACAACACTGGTGGGTTAAACACTTCTACCAGCCTACAGAATAGTCAACAAAGAACTTCCATAAAAATACACTACACTGTAAAAATCCAATGACACATTCTAATAAATAGCAACAGTGTATAGAACCAACATAGCAGATAAAATATGCTTTCATGTTGTACTACAGCTCTTGTCCCTTCATTTGTTACCTACTTTGACTTTTGATCCTTTTGAGCCAAGCTGAGATCTTTGCAAAACAGTTTTTATCACAATACCTTCAGAAGagtttgtattataaaacatttaatactaaattaaataaaatgtttcaatcttatctttttttttttttttttgcagaccgGCATTGTGGAGGAGAACTGGGGGATTACACTGGTTTTCTAGAGTCACCAAATTATCCAGGGAACTACCCTTCTAATGTTGAATGTACATGGAACATCAATCCACCACCCAAACGTAAAATTCTGTTAGTAGTACCTGAAATTTTTTTGCCCTCTGAAGATGAGTGTGGAGATGTACTGGTCATGCGCAAAAATGGTAAATGCATTCTGttgtataaatgaaaatgatgtaTCATGGGCAAAATACAGAGGAAAGTAGTAATTGTAATTAATCAGTGTTAGTGGTTTGCACTTTCTCTAGATTTTAATGTCTGTAAAGCATAGAAGAGAGCTGCATATTCTTTCTGTAATTTCCAGAACTCCTGTGAAATTACTTCTTCTGTAAACACAATGTAGAAATTTTGTGAAATTATTTCTTCTGTAAACACAATGTAGAAATTTTAgtcccctttcagacttgcagtcgAAAAACATGTTGTTAATTGCTCCCAACTGCACATGTTCAACTactatgggcatgatttattaaagctctccaaggctagaaaggatatacttttatcagtgaagctgggcaatccaacaaacctagaatggatttccaaaaagttatttgctatttgttagcaaatgttttcaatgctggaaccagatccattccaagtttgctgaatcacccagcttcactgatcaaagcgtatcctctccagctttggagagcattAGTAAATTGGGTCCTATGTGTCTGACAGCCATTATGTCATGTGGTTAAGTCTGAACAAACTGCTAAACGAACAAAATGGTTCCCTATTCCTATTCAGTAGAATGGGAGTGATTGTATGCTTTGTGGGGCCTACAGTAGACGTTGCAATCAACTCCAAGTCTGAAATGTCCCTTAGTTCCCTGTTGCGTAGGAGCTATCTGTAGCAGAAATGAAATGCTAGAAGCTGATTGATTCCCCGATTGGGCTTAGTGCTGAAACGTGGCTGTCACTGAGAGAAGGCAGCCCATCAAGACCCCTGGCATGTAGTGTGCAGCCGTAGAACACAGTGGGTCACACACCTAACCCTAGTGAGCCACATGTGCCTCAGGTTTGCAATCTCCAAGATAGCAGAGCCCTTAAATGTTTTGTATCAtcctatatattgtattgttaacAATGTTTGTATGATGATGctactatataaataaacatttatagctTATTGTAATAATAGGGAGAGGATTCATAGTTTTTGTAGACTGGAGCCCTCTGCAAGTTTTGTCAgctattaaataaatacagtaaagcaacttacatacatttaaataatacacatttaaaaagcattcaTAGCAGGTTTGTGTGGAGTGTTATTGTCATTCAAGTaccaaatatatttgtagatttaCTATAGATCTTAAGCTACCTTTACTTTGCATTTCCCACTGAAtaaacccccctagcattctgattctgtcagttttttgatgcaaaaagtgatcctaatttttttggatagaaatttttgtttatattgt is a genomic window containing:
- the SCUBE3 gene encoding signal peptide, CUB and EGF-like domain-containing protein 3 isoform X4, coding for MMHFCCNRAHRGTAMDIQRNMVYNLFLFLFLYGHISLGMASQDVDECVEGTDGCHIDAICQNTPRSYKCICKSGYTGDGKHCKDVDECEREDNAGCVHECVNIPGNYRCTCYDGFRLAHDGHNCLDLDECMEGNGGCQQICINMMGSYECRCREGFFLSDNQHTCIQRPEEGFLCMNRNHGCAHICRETPKGVSCECRPGFELTANQKDCKLTCNYGNGGCQHTCDDTDHGPRCGCHVKFVLHSDGKTCIGERRSDQTPSAPILANETCSVNNGGCDSQCHDAVTGVHCSCPMGFMLQADRKTCKDIDECRANNGGCDHNCRNSVGSFECGCKKGYKLLINERGCQDIDECSFDRTCDHICVNIPGSFQCLCHKGYALYGLTHCGDIDECSINKGGCKFGCINTPGGFVCTCPAGFKLHWNLKDCVELVKRLTGMSSCAALTCSRNGKKDTCSLTCSTKTFLQPESDSSYIFSCGFPVHKPGVSPKQNTSHHTETLVPPVKQRASFKLKDSRCGLRVRGRSARGEESTRHGSSHTPCLDCQLTYIQLKCDSLWKNKGRSTRSSLNKEITRISLELEAEVKVEEATSSCGLTCLRQRLERKIKSILKSLRKSINQERFVIRLASVEYEVAQKGGRAIEQGENCTPGQHRMWGKCAICPPGTYYSGQLDQCQACPQGTFQEKEGQLLCDLCPGVEASGPQGAIIITACTGQCPPGQFSTDGYKPCQLCPRGMYQPQAGRTHCIPCGGGLSTRQEGAISFQDCETKVQCSPGHYYNTTLHRCIRCTIGFYQPEFRQNYCIACPGNSSTDFDGSTSITQCKSEGT
- the SCUBE3 gene encoding signal peptide, CUB and EGF-like domain-containing protein 3 isoform X1: MMHFCCNRAHRGTAMDIQRNMVYNLFLFLFLYGHISLGMASQDVDECVEGTDGCHIDAICQNTPRSYKCICKSGYTGDGKHCKDVDECEREDNAGCVHECVNIPGNYRCTCYDGFRLAHDGHNCLDLDECMEGNGGCQQICINMMGSYECRCREGFFLSDNQHTCIQRPEEGFLCMNRNHGCAHICRETPKGVSCECRPGFELTANQKDCKLTCNYGNGGCQHTCDDTDHGPRCGCHVKFVLHSDGKTCIGERRSDQTPSAPILANETCSVNNGGCDSQCHDAVTGVHCSCPMGFMLQADRKTCKDIDECRANNGGCDHNCRNSVGSFECGCKKGYKLLINERGCQDIDECSFDRTCDHICVNIPGSFQCLCHKGYALYGLTHCGDIDECSINKGGCKFGCINTPGGFVCTCPAGFKLHWNLKDCVELVKRLTGMSSCAALTCSRNGKKDTCSLTCSTKTFLQPESDSSYIFSCGFPVHKPGVSPKQNTSHHTETLVPPVKQRASFKLKDSRCGLRVRGRSARGEESTRHGSSHTPCLDCQLTYIQLKCDSLWKNKGRSTRSSLNKEITRISLELEAEVKVEEATSSCGLTCLRQRLERKIKSILKSLRKSINQERFVIRLASVEYEVAQKGGRAIEQGENCTPGQHRMWGKCAICPPGTYYSGQLDQCQACPQGTFQEKEGQLLCDLCPGVEASGPQGAIIITACTGQCPPGQFSTDGYKPCQLCPRGMYQPQAGRTHCIPCGGGLSTRQEGAISFQDCETKVQCSPGHYYNTTLHRCIRCTIGFYQPEFRQNYCIACPGNSSTDFDGSTSITQCKNRHCGGELGDYTGFLESPNYPGNYPSNVECTWNINPPPKRKILLVVPEIFLPSEDECGDVLVMRKNASPSSITTYETCQTYERPIAFTARSRKLWVHFKSNEVNSARGFQVPYVTYDEDYEQLVEDIVRDGRLYSSENHQEILKDKKLIKAFFEVLAHPQNYFKYTEKHKEMLPRSFIKLLRSKVSAFLRPYK
- the SCUBE3 gene encoding signal peptide, CUB and EGF-like domain-containing protein 3 isoform X2 encodes the protein MMHFCCNRAHRGTAMDIQRNMVYNLFLFLFLYGHISLGMASQDVDECVEGTDGCHIDAICQNTPRSYKCICKSGYTGDGKHCKDVDECEREDNAGCVHECVNIPGNYRCTCYDGFRLAHDGHNCLDLDECMEGNGGCQQICINMMGSYECRCREGFFLSDNQHTCIQRPEEGFLCMNRNHGCAHICRETPKGVSCECRPGFELTANQKDCKLTCNYGNGGCQHTCDDTDHGPRCGCHVKFVLHSDGKTCIETCSVNNGGCDSQCHDAVTGVHCSCPMGFMLQADRKTCKDIDECRANNGGCDHNCRNSVGSFECGCKKGYKLLINERGCQDIDECSFDRTCDHICVNIPGSFQCLCHKGYALYGLTHCGDIDECSINKGGCKFGCINTPGGFVCTCPAGFKLHWNLKDCVELVKRLTGMSSCAALTCSRNGKKDTCSLTCSTKTFLQPESDSSYIFSCGFPVHKPGVSPKQNTSHHTETLVPPVKQRASFKLKDSRCGLRVRGRSARGEESTRHGSSHTPCLDCQLTYIQLKCDSLWKNKGRSTRSSLNKEITRISLELEAEVKVEEATSSCGLTCLRQRLERKIKSILKSLRKSINQERFVIRLASVEYEVAQKGGRAIEQGENCTPGQHRMWGKCAICPPGTYYSGQLDQCQACPQGTFQEKEGQLLCDLCPGVEASGPQGAIIITACTGQCPPGQFSTDGYKPCQLCPRGMYQPQAGRTHCIPCGGGLSTRQEGAISFQDCETKVQCSPGHYYNTTLHRCIRCTIGFYQPEFRQNYCIACPGNSSTDFDGSTSITQCKNRHCGGELGDYTGFLESPNYPGNYPSNVECTWNINPPPKRKILLVVPEIFLPSEDECGDVLVMRKNASPSSITTYETCQTYERPIAFTARSRKLWVHFKSNEVNSARGFQVPYVTYDEDYEQLVEDIVRDGRLYSSENHQEILKDKKLIKAFFEVLAHPQNYFKYTEKHKEMLPRSFIKLLRSKVSAFLRPYK